A segment of the Leptospiraceae bacterium genome:
CGGGTGCAATGTAAGCAGTACCTGAAACTACATTTTCACCATTTTCCGCTTCTTTTACTTTTATTTTGCTAAACTCGTCCAATCTTTCAGCAAATGCCTTTGTAAATCCTGCCGGCATATGCTGGACAACAAAAATTGGATGCTGAAAATCGGCGGGAATTTGTTTAAATATACTATGTAATGCATTTGGTCCTCCCGTAGAAGTTCCAATACCAACCGCCCTAATAGGAACTTTCCTATTTTCGGGAAAATTTCCAACTTTTATTTTTACTCGGGGACTTTTTCGCTTAACTTCATGATCAAAATAACCAAGTATTCTCGATTTTAATATTGTTCCAATTTCCTGCAAATCCATTTGCATAGAACTGGAGGGTTTTGGAACAAAGTCTATTGCACCCAATTCAAGTGCTTGGAACGTTGCCTTTGCTCCATGTTGAGTTAATACAGAAAGCATTATAACTGCAACTCTTATATTTTTTTTACTTAAATTCTCTAATGCCGTTAAGCCATCCATCACCGGCATTTCAATATCAAGAGTTATAACATCTGGTAAATACTTTTCTGCTAGCTGTACACACTCTAAGCCAGTTTTCCCAGTTGCAATTACTTCAATTGTACCATCCGATTGCAACAAATCAGTTAATATACTTCGAACTAAAGCAGAATCATCTATAACAATTGCTCTAATCTTTCTGCTAAATTCTATATTACTCAACTGTTATCCCTTTACGACTTAAGCTAGCCTAGAAATTAACTTTACAAGTTCATCAAAATCAGGCAAAAATAATAAATTTCCAATTAAATTATCGCCTTCATAAATAAACTCTGTATTCATGCTAAGAAATTTTGTTTTTTCAGGTTTAACAATATCTAAAACTTCTTTAAAATTCCCTGAAACTAATTCAGGAACTGATGGCATAATTTGAGCTTTCGCTTTATTCGATAATGAATTCATTACACTAGAACAAACAATATTAGAAATCTCCATCAATACAGATAAGGAATCATCGGAAAGTTTTTTTGCTAAATCAGAAGACTCATTTTCTTTTAATAATTTACTAGCTAATTCTTTCCCTTTTTCTTCCGAGAAAATCATAAGTAAATTACCATTTAGATCTCCATTCATACGAACTTTCATTCCAAAAAAATGCTCATTTGCATCACGGATAACATTGACTAACTCATCTTTATCCGTAAGCATAATCTCAGGCATAAATAATTCTACATTTGATCCGACTAACTGAGACAGAACTAGTCCTGCATTCATCATTCCAGTATTTACTACAGATTCAAGTTTTCGAATCTCTTCTTTACTTAGCATTTCGTTGATTGGTCTATCTGAAATTAATGATTCTACTCTCTTTTTTGTTTGATCCGAAAATCCTTTCAGTAATTCTCTTGCCTTAATATGATCGTCTTCAGAAGAATCTGCTAAATTTTCAATATTCACACTATTTGAAACTGAGGGTGTTACAATACTAGGTTCTACTTTTTCTTGTCCAACTTTCTCTACGACCAAATACGGATTTTCTTTTTTAGGTTCTTCTACTTTATTTGATTGGGTTTGTTTTATTTCTTCCATAACGGGTTCTGGTTCCGGAGTTTTTATTACAGGCTCTTGCTCAGACTGAGTTTTTTTTCGCTCTGATTTATCTTTTTTCTTTTTGGATTTATCTACCAATTGTAAACCTAACAAACTACTATTAAAAATATTTGTAGAATTTTGAGTTTTAAATACTACATTTGAAGTATTTACATCTATCGATCTACTAGTATTCAAACGCATCATTTCTTTTCCGGATAAATGGGATGTACTCAAAATAGTAGATGTCGTAATATCAATTAGTCCACCAATGTCCAAAACTAAAATGATTGTTCCGTCTCCCATGATGGAAGCGCCCGTAAGACCTTTAATATTTTTATAATTTTTTTCTAGTGTTTTAATAACTGTTTCATGTTTTCCGATTAACTCATCAACTATAAAACCTAATTTTCTAGAATTATAGTTTACTATAACAACCGGTGCTTCTTCTAAATCCAGTTTATCCGCCAACCCAATGATTTTATTTAGGCGATAAATCGGTAACACTTCCCCACGTAAGTTAATTATTTCATGACCTTCGAGTGTATTGATTTGATCCTTTTTAATTCGAATCGTTTCAAATACTTCTGATAAAGGAAAAGCATATATTTCCTCTTCCATTGAAACTAGAATAGAGGGGATAATGGCTAACGCTTGCGGAAAACAAAGAGTAAACGAAGTGCCAAATCCTTCGGTCGTATTAATTAGTATTTTACCTTTAAAATCTTGAATGAGTTTATTCACTACATTCATTCCGACTCCGCGACCGGAAATATCTGTTACTTCAGCAGCTGTAGAAAATCCAGCAGCAAATATAAACTGATACACTTCGTTATCTGCCAAATTTTGCGCATCAGATGCTGAAATTAAATTATTCTCGATTGCTTTTTTGAGAATACGGCTTTTATTGAGTCCCTTTCCATCGTCTTTAATTTCTACCATGATGTTATTTCCACCTTGGTAGGCATTTAGTTCTACGGTTCCAAACTCTGATTTACCCGCTTTTACTCTTTCTGCCGGAGACTCTATACCATGATCAATTGAATTTCGAATTAAATGAAGCATTGGTTCGCCAATCATATCAACGACTTTTTTGTCTAGCTCAGTATTTTCGCCCATGAGATTTAGGTGAACTTTTTTTCCTGTCTCCATCGATAAATCCCGAACCAGTCTAGAAAAACGGTTAAAAACAGAACCAATTGGAACCATACGAGTATTCATGATTCCGGATTGGAGATCTTTCGAAATTCGATTAATTTGATCGATTTTACTTTTTAGTTCAGAGAAAATAGTATCATCCCCAAAATTACGAACCAAATCATCGTAAATCTTTTGAAACCCAGAATTCGTAATCACAAGCTCACCAACGTTATTCATAAGTTGATCTAACTTTTCTGAGGAGACTTTAATACTTTTAGTTAATGCTTTTTCAGAATCTTTGTCTTGCACTACTGCTCTTTCTTTTTTTGCTTCCTGAGTAATTTTATTATCCAGCTTTTCGGAAACAGGGAGAGAGCTTTGTACATTTCTGAGAGAAATATCGATATAATCTACCATGTCAACCATGATGAGATTATAAATTTCTTCACTCGAAATCTGAGTAATCAAAATAAAATTAATATAACTTTGGTCGATACCCCTCTCCAATGCTTCTACATCAGGAAGAGATTTATAAATAACTGCATTTAACTTTAAATTCTGAAGAATCAAAGTAAATCTAAGACCTTTCATCGGAGTATCTTGTTTTAACGCTACTCTTACGTCATAGGCTTTTGCATTTCTCAGCTTTAGTTCTTCTTCTAACTCTCGAACTTCATCTTCATCTAAAGTAAGTGGAGTATGTGGATCGGTTTGAGAAGAACTTTCCTCAATAGATTCAGACTCAGAAGAAACTTTTTCTTTTTCAATTGGAGTTGGCTGCGAAACGGGTGCGGTCGGAGCAGAAGACTTCCCTTCTTGCGATTTTTCATAGGACTCAAGTCTCGAGATCATGTCTGAATAAGAATTATCTCTTTTTTCACCACGCCCTACTGCATCTATAACTTCTTTGATTAAATCAAAACATTCAAATAAGAGATTTACTAAATTGACATTTATAGAAAGTTTTCCTTCTCTAATTTTTTGGAGAAGATTTTCCATTTTGTGTGCTAGGTCTGAAAGATTGTAAAGACCCACAAATGCAGCAGAACTTTTTAAAGAATGTGCTGCACGAAATATATCATTTATGATTTCTGGATTATTGTGATCGGATTCGAGTCGTAGCAAGTTTGCATTTAACTCTTCAATTTGGTCTTCCGATTCTTCGAGAAAAATTTCTGTGTATTCACCTAAAATGCCGGACAATTTTTCTTCTCCTGATTATTCAAAATTGATTAGTTTTTTTAGTTCTACAATCAAAACTATAGTCTCGCCACTTCTACCTACGTAGTCTATCATATTATTAAAAGAGGAAGACATATGATTATTGATATCACTAATAGAACTTTTGACAATTTTTATAACTTGTTTTACTTCTTCCACAACTAGACCGAAACGTTTTGAGTTATGCTCTAAAACAACGATTCGAGTGTTTTTATTGATATCAACAAAACCTTGTTCAAACTTTTTCTTTAAGTCCACGATTGGAATTATTTCGCCACGCAAATTTACTACACCCAAAATATATTCTTCCACATTCGGAATACGGGTAATAAACACTGGCCGTAATATCTCGTGTACGTGAACGAGTTCAATACCAAAAATTTCATTGGAAACAGAAAAAGACAAAAACTGAATGACTTCCTCTGACTGAATTATTTCTGTTTGTTCCATTAAAAATGCAAATCCTTACTAGCCTTGGCTTGGTTCAATTATCGGTAACTATTTCTAGATTGTCTAGAAAAATAAAATGTCCAAATCTGTAACAAGCTCGCCCACTCGAATATCATAACTAGTGGATGGAAAATCAATCGAAAAAAGTTCAGAAAACCCAATTCCAATCATTTTTTTAGATTCGACTCCAACTAAAGCTCGATCGTAGTAACCTGCCCCACGTCCTAATCTAAATCCATTTTTATTAAATCCGAGAGAAGGAATGATTAGTAAATCTGCATCAACGGGATTAATTTTATTCTCCCCATTTGGTTCTAAGAGGCCATACGCACCTTTGATCCAACTCTTTGGCAGTATAAATTCTATTATTTTTTCTTCTTTAGAAACTACTCGCGGGTAATAAAATTCGATATTTTTTAATTCGGGATGATTCCAAACTGAATCCAAATCAATTTCCCATTTATCAGCCTTATATCCAATCACTTTGCGATATTTGGATATTCTTGCTAAAAGCTTTTGCCGAACAGTATCCTCTTTCTCTTTACGGTTTATGATTTCTAGAATCCGTTTTTTTTGAATTTCTCTTGCTTCTTCTTTTTTCATAGAAAAGATTTTTATAATTAAATCAATTATCCTTGACTTAGACCAAATTTCAAAAATACTTCCCTAGGTCATTATTTGTTTTTGCGATCTTATGCAATTTAACGTATGAAATACCTAAGTCACTCTTAACGTATTCATAAAAAATTGTATACAAGATAACAATAACCGTAAACTGAATTTATATTTATTTGGGAAATAGAAAATGATAAATAAAAGTAGAAGAATATGAATACTAGCGCATTTGTAACCTCCATACGAGTTAAATTAGAAGAAAACCAATATAAAACGTATTTTTTTTTATTTGCGTTTTGTTTACTAACTACTTCCTTCACCATTGAAAAATTTTTTGGAAATCTAGTTTCTGAACAATTAGAATTGGAAAGAAAAAAAGATTATAAAAAAGGTGTTGAAGCCTCTCTCCAAGAAAGATGGAATTTGCATCTAACTCAAATCAAAAGTTATGCCTTTTGGCCAGATGTATGGGATTTAGTAAAAACAAATAAATCGGATAAAGCTTACTTAAGTTTTCAATTAGATCCAAGTTTAGAAAAACAATTTGATTTTTTTGGAATTTATTTAACTCCTGAAAAGGCATTCATTACTAAGTGGAGTGACGGTTCAGGGCAAAAACAGTCGCCAGACAATAAAACTATATCCCATTTCTATAATTTGCAAAATGGAAAAGAAGGAAATATAAATCAGCTCATTTATTTTAATCAGCACTACTACTTAGTTTCCGTGACTAGTTTAGCGGATAATCGTGGCAAACCAATGATAGATGGAATAATGATTTTTGGATATGAATTGGACAACTTTGTAAAAACAACTAATTCCCTCTTTCCGATAAACATTGAAATTGTGGAAGAAAATGATTTTCCAATTAATAGTTATGACTCTATAAGCTTAGAAAAACTCTGTTTACCGGGAAGCAAAAAAATCTCCCTCTTTTATTCTCCGGAATCTTATAGAATGAATTCAATTCGCCCATATATTATTGCTATGTTAGCAATTTTTTCTTTTATTGCTCTTGGTTTATTTTCTTGGATTTTACATCATTTTGCAAATAAAATTGAACCATACTAATTTCCTGCTAACGCAACCAAATTGTTGAAATTGATTATTTTTGACAATTTGGATTTTTATTTTTTTAAAAAAGGAAGTTTTTTATGGCGAAAAAATAAAATAAACCAATTGAGGATTACAAATAGAATTAACCATAGAAATGTGTAAACCAATGCCCAAAATAGGGAAGCATTATAAGGAGAAAAAGTATTCGAAAAATACTGAGTATATAAATAGATTTTTATTCCAATTTTTTTCCCCGCGGCATTGAATATAAAAGGAATATTTAGTATTTTTGATAACAAACTAGATAGAAAAAAAACTGTAAGTGCATTTCTGCCTAAAATTTCAAATCCTTTGAACCAAACTTTAGTTTTTAACTCATCAATTAAGTAATACAAAGCAGGTAGTGCTATAATGGCAAAACCAGTAGTCAGTATTACAAATGATCCAGTCCAGAGACTTTTATTAATTGGAAAAACAATATCCCAAAGAAAAGAAAGGCTAACTAAAAGTATCCCTAAAAATAAACTAAAATAAAATTGATACGTCGTTATTTTTTTTCCTTCTAAAAATATAAGGCCAAAATATACTCCAAACAAACAGGAAGATATGGCGGGTAACGTTCCAAGAATACCTTCCGGATCCCAAGTTTTGGAATGAACCCAAAGATGATTTGGAAGAAAATAATAATCAATCCAGCCAGCCAAATTTTTCCCCATTACAAGGTTTGCCTCACCAATGGAAGGAACAGGAATTTGAGTAAGAATGATCCAATGCAAAATAAGAAATAAAATTGATAGAACAAGAAACCAGTTTTTTCTGAAATTTAAAAATAAAATAGCCGAAAAAAAATACACAATTGCTATTCTCTGTAAAACTCCCGGAATTCGAATTGTTTCCCAATTAAAATCAGGGAAGCCATTTAAAAAAATTCCTAGAAAAAAAAGAATGATACTTCGTTTTACAATTTTATAATAAACGGCAAATAATGACTTACCTTTTGAAAACTGATGCGATATAGAAATCGGAATTGCGAATCCTATAATAAAAATGAAAAAAGGAAAAATCCAATCTGCACCACCAAACCCATGCCATCTTGCATGTTTGAATATTGGGTAAATATGCCCCCAACTTCCTGGATTATTTACAATGAGCATTGCAAAAATTGTAATCCCACGGAATACATCCAAGGAAAGAATTCTACTCGTCATAAATGTAGAGACAGGTTTAAAACCTGTCTTTACTAGTTAATATTTATTTGCCGCCTTTTTGGAATTCCTTTGGATATTCGTCTTCTTTCATAATATTAAAATCAGCGTTTTTTCCTTCTCCGCCTTCCTTTTTATCTTTCCCGAGGGTGTAAATGCCGTAATCCCCACTTGAGTCTACTTTCAGAACATAAGGAGTTTGCCAAGGATCTTGGACTGCACTTTTTTTATTCAGAATTGGTTTGTAGTTTTCAGGAACATCTCCACTCGTTGGTTTTTCAACTAACGCCATTACACCTTGTTCTTCACTAGGCATTTTTCCATATCGATCCGCATATTGTTCAAGAGCAATTTGTAATTCCTGGGAATCCTTTTTGAGCTTAAGTGCGGCTGTATCATCTTTCATTTTACCTGGATCAATACTGAAAGCTACGAGAGCAATAATTGCACCCAGAATTAATACCACTACGGAAAGTTCCACGAGTGTCATCCCGCGTTTTATTTTTTTGTTAAATTTTGAAAATTGATTTAGTTTCATTGTTTCCTCTCTTTATAAATTTTGAATTTCTTGTGTTAATTTGTACATTGGTGTCATAATCGCCGCCATGATCGTAAAAATAAGAGCACCCATTACAATAATCATAATTGGCTCCAAACTTTGTGTCATTGACTTAATCGCGTTATCCACCTCTTTATCGAAAATATCCGATAGTTTGTCCATCATCTGCGGAACTGTATCAGAAGCTTCTCCTGCAGAAATCATCCCAAGTACCATGGGAGTTAAAATCACTGAACCCTGCAAAGAGTCAGAAAGTTTTCCCCCTTCTTTAATCTTATCAATTGCTGTTTGAATTTCAACTTGAAAAATATAATTTCCCACAATTCTTGCAACAATCGACAAGGATACAATAAGTGGAACACGATTTATCAATAACACAGATAGATTTCTAGCGAATGTACTAATGAGAACCTTTTTAGTTAAAGTACCAAAAACAGGAACTTTTAAAAAAAACTTATCCCATTTCTTTTTCCCTTCTTGTGAAGTTTTAAATCGATTGAATGCATAAAATGCTAAAATAGTCCCACCAATCATAAGCCACCAGAAGTTAATAATTGCACTGGAAATTCCTATGACAATTCGTGTAATTAGAGGGAGTTCCGCTTCAAATTGGGAAAATAATTCTTGGATTTGCGGAATTACAACCACAAGAAGAAATACAGCAACAAATAATGATACCATACCCATAATCAGAGGATAAATCATCGCTACTTGCACTCGGGACTTAAGATCATTTGCCGCTTCTTCTAAGTCAGCTAATCGGATTAGAGTATTTTCATATTCACCCGTTTTTTCTCCGACTGAAATTAAGGAAGAATACTGATCCGGAAACACATCTGGATAACGAGCCATCGATTGAGATAAGGATTGTCCTTCGGTAATTCCTGCACGAATGTCCATAATTACTTTTTTGAAATTTCTATTTTCAATTTGTTCACTAATATTATTTAAAGAGCGATCCAAAGGAATTCCCGCTCCAAGTAAGGTTCCTAATTGTCGGACAAATAACCCAACTTCTTTTCTGGGAATTCGATATAATAGTTTGGCAAGAAAGGGGAAAATTTCTCGCTCTTTTTTTTCAGCGTCTTCTTTAATAACTCGAACATAAAGTCCTTTTGCCTTCAGCTTGTTACGCGCTGCCTGCAAATTATTGGCTTCAATAATATCTTTAACTTCTTTCCCAGTTTTATTAAAAGCTACATAAGTAAAAAGTGCCAAATTTAACCTCTAACAAACCCGTAGAATTTCATCTAACGTTGTAAATCCTTCTACCGCTTTCTGAATGCCATATTCTCGTAGAGGAACCATTCCAGTCCTAAGAGCAACATCATTTATCGCCGTTGCATCTCCCCCTTTTAGAATCACTGACTTAATTTCATTATTCATTACTAAAAGTTCATAAATCCCCATTCGACCTTTGTAACCAGTTCCCATACAAGCAGGGCAACCTTCTCCCCGTTTGAGGAAACCATCGATTAGCCGATCTCTAGAAACTCCAACAGAGTCCAATTCTTTATCAAGAGGTTTATATGGTTTAGTACAGGATTTACAATTTACACGAACTAACCTCTGCGCAACGAAACCTAATACGGTAGATGTAATCAAATAGGATTCAATCCCCATATCAGATAACCTTGTAACCGCACTCGCCGCATCGTTTGTATGAAGAGTGGAAAACACTAAGTGTCCAGTTAGCGATGCTTGTATCGCAATACGAGCTGTTTCCTCATCTCGAACCTCACCGACCATCACAACATCCGGATCTTGTCGGAGAATAGCTCTTAGCCCCGTAGCAAACGTAAGTCCAATTTTTTCTTGCATTTGCATTTGCGAAATTCCATCAAATTGGTATTCAACTGGATCCTCGCAAGTAATAATATTTCTTTCAGGCGTGTTTAGTTCGGAAAGAGAAGAATAAAGAGTAGTAGATTTTCCGGAACCAGTTGGTCCGGTAACTAAAATAATTCCATGTGGATGATAAATTAATTTTTTGTAATTTTCTAAGAGTTGACCCGAAAACCCCATTGTATTAATCGAATACTTTTGATCGGTTTTATTCAGAAGTCGCATAACGACTCGTTCTCCGTATTGACAAGGAATAGTAGAAACTCGAATATCAATGTCTTTTCCGGTAAGTTTCAACTTAATTCGACCGTCTTGCGGAAGACGATTCTCTGCAATATTTAAATTGGACATGATTTTGATACGAGAAATAATCCCAGCTTGGTAAGACTTTGGCGGGGAAAGAACTTTATGCAAAATCCCATCTACGCGGTACCGAACTGTAACTGTTTTTTCATATGATTCTATATGAATATCGGAGGCTCTTTCGGTTACAGCCTGTGATAAAATCACGTTCACCATTTTGATAATTGGAGCTTCGTTTGTTAAATCTAATGCGTCAGACTCTAGATCGCTGAATTCACTCAGCTCCCCGTCTACCATTTCGTCCATCAAGTCTTTTGCATCAGACGCAGTTTTGTCAAAATGAGTATGAATTGTTCGAACAACTTCCGGCTCAGGAGCTAATACGAACTTTACGCTTTGACCTTTTAGAAAAAATTTAATTTCATCCATCGGATGTAAATCAGAAGGATTACAGACTGCAACAGTGACAGTTTTATCTGCATAATGAAAAGGAACTATTTTGCTTTTTTGAATTAATTTGTAAGGAATTGTGTGGTAAATTTCTTCGTAACCAGAAAATTCAATTTTCTCAATAAACTCTATGTTATGGAGTTTTGCTAATGCGCGCATAACATCGACTTCACCGGCAATACCTTTTTTTTGAATGATCTGACCAAGTGGGAGTTGGTTTTTTTGTTGAGTCTTTAAAGATTCACTTAACTCTTTCTCAGTAATGATTCCGTCTTCAACTAAGATTTCTCCAAGGCTTTTTCTCATCGTAATTTTTTATCTCGTTCTAATTCAGTTTTTTCTTGTTCCATACGTTTTTCAATCGTCATACGGTCTGATTTTGCTCTATTATCCAAAATATGCGGAGTTAAAAAAACCATCAAGTTCGTTCTATTTATTTTAGATGTTACACGACGGAAAAAATTTCCAAGAATAGGAATGTCCCCTAATACCGGAATTTTAGTTAAACGTTTTTGTTTGTCATTGGATATCAATCCTCCAATCACAATCGTTTGTGTATTATCCACAGTAATTGTGGTTTTAATATCTCGTTTATTAAATATTGGATTCCCACCTTGTTCAGGAAGACCAGCGATGTTCTTCACTTCTTGATACAGTTCAAGAGTGATTTTATCGTTTTTATTAATATGAGGAGTAAATTTGAGTTTAATCCCTGTTGGTCGGTATTCGAAGTTGTCAACGGTTACTGCTTGTGATCCCCCACCACCAGCATTTCTACTTTGTGTTCTAACTGGAACGTCTTGTCCGACGTTGATCTCTGCTTCTTGGTTGTCGACTGTCAATATTTGAGGTGCGGATAATACATTAAAATTTTCATTTGTAGCATTTGCATTTAAAATACCAATAATCTGAGGGCGACCTGGTTTTAAAAATCCGAGAGAAAATCCAGTCAACGTATTCGTATTTGGATTCAACTTTCCATCTTTACTCAAAATACCACTTTGTGCTCCTAACCCTGAGTTGAACTGTCCGAAAGCATCTTGTCTGAATCGCCAATCAATACCAAAATCATTTAGGTCATTGGAAGTTAATTCTACAATCAAAACTTCTAATAAAATTTGTTTTCGAGGTAAATCTAAAATTTTGATAATTCGTTGAATTTCATTCCACTCTTCTTTGGTTGCAGTCACAATTACTGAGTTGGAATCTTTATGTGCGACTGCTTTAATTTTTTCGCCTTTCACAGTAGTTGCTGGTTTACTCGGATCGACTACACGCATTTCTACAACTGGATTATCTAATTTGGTGAGAACTGCGGCTAGTTTTTCTGCTTCATTGTATTCGAGAGTATAAATATGAATATCCCCTGCTGATGCGATTGCACCCGGGCCATCATTTCTTTGATCAAGTCTATCAATCAATTTTAAAAGTTTACTGATGTCGCCGGAAGAACCGGATAACACAAGAGTATTCGTCAAACGATAGACGATAATATCAGTATCTGGAGAAGTTACTCTTTTCAAAAGTGGTTCTAATTCACCTGCATTTGCTTGAAAAATAGGGACAACTTGCGTGATGATTTTATTTGCTTTTAGTTCGTCTTCCGAAATAGGCTCTCTTCCAATTCGAACGATTCCCGACTTGGCAAGTGCATCCTTCAGTTTTACAACTTTAATTATATCATTTTCTTCTACGAGTCCAAAACCTTGCGACTCAAGAACGGATTTCATGAATCCAAATGCATCTTTTACATCTACTTTCTTTTGAGAGATAATAGTGATTTTGCGTCCTTTGACTGAATCATCTACCAGAATATTTTTTTTGACGATTCCACTCATCCCTTTCAAAAAATCTTTTAGTTCAGCATTTCGCCAGTCTGCAGTAAATTTTCCATTACTAACTTTTCCGGCGTTGTCATTGTGCTTTTTATCTTCTTCGGTATCTTTGGCTGGCTCAGGCGCAGCTTGCGAAAATAAAAAGGAATTGAATAAAAAAAGGAACAGGGTTAAAAATAGGGTTATATGTTTGTTTGTCATCTAGCTAAACTTAATTTTATTTTTTTAATTTCTAATCAGAAATTCATAAGTGATAATCTTTTCTTTTCTCACCAAGTCAACTGTAACTTTTTGAGAATTTTTAATAGCAGCCCAAATCTCTAACATTTTTTCTGTTTCATTTAAAGGCATACCATTTACTCTTTTTACTATATCTCCACCTTTTGCACCTAACTGTGCAAATATATGACTAGGTGCAACTTGATAGATTTTATATCCGTCAATTTTACCATTGACTAAGTTCGGTCCAAATCTAGCATCTTTATATAAATCAGCAGGGTTGCGAAGATACTTTTCGAAATCAGTTCTG
Coding sequences within it:
- the gspG gene encoding type II secretion system major pseudopilin GspG — encoded protein: MKLNQFSKFNKKIKRGMTLVELSVVVLILGAIIALVAFSIDPGKMKDDTAALKLKKDSQELQIALEQYADRYGKMPSEEQGVMALVEKPTSGDVPENYKPILNKKSAVQDPWQTPYVLKVDSSGDYGIYTLGKDKKEGGEGKNADFNIMKEDEYPKEFQKGGK
- a CDS encoding chemotaxis protein CheW, with product MSGILGEYTEIFLEESEDQIEELNANLLRLESDHNNPEIINDIFRAAHSLKSSAAFVGLYNLSDLAHKMENLLQKIREGKLSINVNLVNLLFECFDLIKEVIDAVGRGEKRDNSYSDMISRLESYEKSQEGKSSAPTAPVSQPTPIEKEKVSSESESIEESSSQTDPHTPLTLDEDEVRELEEELKLRNAKAYDVRVALKQDTPMKGLRFTLILQNLKLNAVIYKSLPDVEALERGIDQSYINFILITQISSEEIYNLIMVDMVDYIDISLRNVQSSLPVSEKLDNKITQEAKKERAVVQDKDSEKALTKSIKVSSEKLDQLMNNVGELVITNSGFQKIYDDLVRNFGDDTIFSELKSKIDQINRISKDLQSGIMNTRMVPIGSVFNRFSRLVRDLSMETGKKVHLNLMGENTELDKKVVDMIGEPMLHLIRNSIDHGIESPAERVKAGKSEFGTVELNAYQGGNNIMVEIKDDGKGLNKSRILKKAIENNLISASDAQNLADNEVYQFIFAAGFSTAAEVTDISGRGVGMNVVNKLIQDFKGKILINTTEGFGTSFTLCFPQALAIIPSILVSMEEEIYAFPLSEVFETIRIKKDQINTLEGHEIINLRGEVLPIYRLNKIIGLADKLDLEEAPVVIVNYNSRKLGFIVDELIGKHETVIKTLEKNYKNIKGLTGASIMGDGTIILVLDIGGLIDITTSTILSTSHLSGKEMMRLNTSRSIDVNTSNVVFKTQNSTNIFNSSLLGLQLVDKSKKKKDKSERKKTQSEQEPVIKTPEPEPVMEEIKQTQSNKVEEPKKENPYLVVEKVGQEKVEPSIVTPSVSNSVNIENLADSSEDDHIKARELLKGFSDQTKKRVESLISDRPINEMLSKEEIRKLESVVNTGMMNAGLVLSQLVGSNVELFMPEIMLTDKDELVNVIRDANEHFFGMKVRMNGDLNGNLLMIFSEEKGKELASKLLKENESSDLAKKLSDDSLSVLMEISNIVCSSVMNSLSNKAKAQIMPSVPELVSGNFKEVLDIVKPEKTKFLSMNTEFIYEGDNLIGNLLFLPDFDELVKLISRLA
- a CDS encoding purine-binding chemotaxis protein CheW, producing the protein MEQTEIIQSEEVIQFLSFSVSNEIFGIELVHVHEILRPVFITRIPNVEEYILGVVNLRGEIIPIVDLKKKFEQGFVDINKNTRIVVLEHNSKRFGLVVEEVKQVIKIVKSSISDINNHMSSSFNNMIDYVGRSGETIVLIVELKKLINFE
- a CDS encoding DUF5009 domain-containing protein, which gives rise to MTSRILSLDVFRGITIFAMLIVNNPGSWGHIYPIFKHARWHGFGGADWIFPFFIFIIGFAIPISISHQFSKGKSLFAVYYKIVKRSIILFFLGIFLNGFPDFNWETIRIPGVLQRIAIVYFFSAILFLNFRKNWFLVLSILFLILHWIILTQIPVPSIGEANLVMGKNLAGWIDYYFLPNHLWVHSKTWDPEGILGTLPAISSCLFGVYFGLIFLEGKKITTYQFYFSLFLGILLVSLSFLWDIVFPINKSLWTGSFVILTTGFAIIALPALYYLIDELKTKVWFKGFEILGRNALTVFFLSSLLSKILNIPFIFNAAGKKIGIKIYLYTQYFSNTFSPYNASLFWALVYTFLWLILFVILNWFILFFRHKKLPFLKK
- a CDS encoding 5-formyltetrahydrofolate cyclo-ligase — its product is MKKEEAREIQKKRILEIINRKEKEDTVRQKLLARISKYRKVIGYKADKWEIDLDSVWNHPELKNIEFYYPRVVSKEEKIIEFILPKSWIKGAYGLLEPNGENKINPVDADLLIIPSLGFNKNGFRLGRGAGYYDRALVGVESKKMIGIGFSELFSIDFPSTSYDIRVGELVTDLDILFF
- a CDS encoding type II secretion system F family protein produces the protein MALFTYVAFNKTGKEVKDIIEANNLQAARNKLKAKGLYVRVIKEDAEKKEREIFPFLAKLLYRIPRKEVGLFVRQLGTLLGAGIPLDRSLNNISEQIENRNFKKVIMDIRAGITEGQSLSQSMARYPDVFPDQYSSLISVGEKTGEYENTLIRLADLEEAANDLKSRVQVAMIYPLIMGMVSLFVAVFLLVVVIPQIQELFSQFEAELPLITRIVIGISSAIINFWWLMIGGTILAFYAFNRFKTSQEGKKKWDKFFLKVPVFGTLTKKVLISTFARNLSVLLINRVPLIVSLSIVARIVGNYIFQVEIQTAIDKIKEGGKLSDSLQGSVILTPMVLGMISAGEASDTVPQMMDKLSDIFDKEVDNAIKSMTQSLEPIMIIVMGALIFTIMAAIMTPMYKLTQEIQNL
- a CDS encoding chemotaxis response regulator protein-glutamate methylesterase, with protein sequence MRAIVIDDSALVRSILTDLLQSDGTIEVIATGKTGLECVQLAEKYLPDVITLDIEMPVMDGLTALENLSKKNIRVAVIMLSVLTQHGAKATFQALELGAIDFVPKPSSSMQMDLQEIGTILKSRILGYFDHEVKRKSPRVKIKVGNFPENRKVPIRAVGIGTSTGGPNALHSIFKQIPADFQHPIFVVQHMPAGFTKAFAERLDEFSKIKVKEAENGENVVSGTAYIAPGNYHMKIHKKEQNISIGLEQGPLVNGHRPSVDVTFDSLRACYGNALVGVIMTGMGKDGADSIKRVKEVGGVTLAQDEKTSVIYGMNRQAIEGGGIDQVIPLAEIVPNIIRIIKERGN